One genomic region from Rosa rugosa chromosome 1, drRosRugo1.1, whole genome shotgun sequence encodes:
- the LOC133740342 gene encoding DNA polymerase alpha catalytic subunit-like: MTGGAGLTDGSGNVEVKSDSISEGSSDFDLESDGSLPFYMLDAYEEFYGPNMGTVYLFGKVKVGSSYQLEKDAEDSRISPTDFRKKLHDAASELKNELAKKLLDLNVSAFSMAPVKRNYAFERSDIPAGENYVLKINYPFWDPPVSADLKGETFGGIQGERERERRD, from the exons ATGACTGGTGGGGCCGGGCTTACTGATGGCAGCGGCAATGTGGAGGTCAAAAGTGACTCAATTAGTGAAGGGAGTTCGGATTTTGATCTGGAATCAGATGGGTCACTGCCCTTTTACATGCTTGATGCTTACGAAGAGTTCTATGGACCTAATATGGGCACTGTTTATCTATTTGGGAAG GTTAAAGTAGGAAGTTCATATCAGCTTGAAAAGGATGCCGAGGACTCAAGGATTTCACCCACAGATTTTCGTAAGAAGCTGCAT GATGCGGCTTCAGAATTAAAGAATGAATTAGCAAAGAAGTTGTTGGATCTCAATGTATCAGCTTTTAGCATGGCACCTGTCAAG AGGAACTATGCTTTTGAGCGATCTGACATACCTGCAGGGGAGAATTATGTACTGAAGATCAATTATCCATTCTGG GATCCACCAGTATCAGCAGATCTAAAAGGAGAAACTTTTGGTGGGAtacagggagagagagagagagagcgaagggactag